The following coding sequences lie in one Chloroflexaceae bacterium genomic window:
- a CDS encoding biotin/lipoyl-binding protein, with protein sequence MSKLHVTIEGHEFVVEVGALPRSDEPVTLTINGTPLTASVSSLDGPEAIEWAVVGTHPYELSVDPDLRWIDTPQGRYQIQVRDLEATVTRPRSGDGRVKAPIPGRIVRVLVEPGQTVQVGQPVVVLEAMKMENEIQAPRAGIVSDLHVSPGQAVKLHELLVEIS encoded by the coding sequence ATGAGCAAGCTGCATGTAACTATTGAGGGCCACGAATTCGTGGTCGAGGTGGGCGCGCTGCCCAGAAGCGATGAACCGGTCACGCTGACCATCAACGGAACCCCGTTGACGGCCAGCGTCTCATCGCTGGATGGGCCGGAAGCAATCGAGTGGGCCGTGGTCGGCACCCATCCCTACGAACTTAGCGTAGATCCAGATCTGCGCTGGATTGACACACCCCAGGGGCGCTACCAGATCCAGGTGCGCGACCTTGAAGCCACAGTCACCCGACCCCGCAGTGGTGACGGGCGCGTCAAGGCCCCCATTCCCGGACGCATCGTGCGCGTCCTGGTGGAACCCGGCCAGACCGTCCAGGTTGGCCAGCCGGTAGTGGTGCTGGAAGCGATGAAGATGGAGAACGAGATCCAGGCGCCGCGTGCGGGCATCGTCAGCGATCTGCACGTTAGCCCGGGGCAGGCGGTCAAGCTCCATGAGTTACTGGTGGAGATCAGTTGA